One window of Nitrospira sp. genomic DNA carries:
- a CDS encoding phosphoribosylaminoimidazolesuccinocarboxamide synthase, producing MATGELLYEGKAKKIFSTGNPDQVVQYFKDDATAFNAQKRGTIVDKGVINNKVSERLFRLLEQGGIGTHFVERLNDREMLTKRVRIVPIEVVIRNVVAGSLAKRLGLKEGNRIDPAVVEFYYKNDALGDPLVNDDHLQLMNVATPGVLRELRELGHAVNKVIKPFFAERKMQLVDFKLEFGVFHNKLILADEISPDTCRFWDMTTGESMDKDRFRKDMGKIEEAYQEVLKRVCG from the coding sequence ATGGCGACGGGCGAGCTTCTTTACGAGGGCAAGGCGAAGAAGATCTTTTCGACGGGAAATCCCGACCAAGTCGTACAGTATTTCAAGGACGATGCGACGGCGTTCAACGCACAGAAGCGCGGCACCATCGTCGACAAAGGCGTCATTAACAACAAGGTCTCCGAGCGACTTTTTCGGCTCTTGGAGCAGGGTGGGATAGGGACACACTTTGTGGAGCGGTTGAACGACCGTGAAATGCTTACGAAGAGAGTCAGGATCGTACCCATCGAAGTCGTGATCCGAAACGTCGTGGCGGGCAGTTTGGCCAAACGGCTCGGGCTGAAGGAGGGGAACCGGATCGATCCGGCGGTCGTTGAGTTTTATTACAAGAACGACGCTCTTGGCGATCCGTTGGTCAATGACGATCATCTGCAGCTGATGAATGTTGCGACGCCGGGCGTCTTGCGTGAGTTGCGTGAACTGGGGCACGCGGTTAATAAGGTCATCAAACCCTTCTTCGCTGAGCGGAAGATGCAGCTCGTCGATTTCAAGCTCGAGTTCGGAGTATTTCACAATAAACTGATTCTGGCGGACGAAATTTCTCCGGATACCTGTCGTTTCTGGGATATGACGACCGGTGAGTCGATGGATAAAGATCGTTTTAGAAAGGATATGGGGAAGATCGAGGAAGCATATCAGGAGGTGTTGAAAAGGGTGTGCGGGTAA